The Pyxidicoccus sp. MSG2 DNA segment TCGGCGAGGAAGTCGATCATCAGGCGGACCTTGGCGCTGAGGTGCCGCCGGCTCGGATAGACGGCGAGGATGTCGATGTCCGGGAGCGAGTGGTCCGGCAGCACGCGGACCAGGCGTCCTGCACGCAGGTCCTCGCCAATCAGGAAGGTGGGCTGCCAGATGAGCCCACGGCCCGCGAGCGCGGCGGCACGGACGGTGTCGCCGTTGTTCGCCTGCATCACGCTGCGCATGCGGACGACGCGCATGTTGCCAGCGGCGTCGGTGAGCGGCCACTCCTCCGCCATCGACGAATTGCTGTACGCAACGCAGACATGCGCGGCGAGGTCCTCCAGGCGCTTGGGCCTGCCATGGCGCGACAGATAGGCGGGCGCGGCGCAGACCACGTTGCGCGAAGTGGAGAGCCGGCGCGTGACCTGGCTGGCGGCGGCGCCTCCGCGTGAGATGCGGATGGCGAGGTCGTAGCCCTCCTCGACGAGGTCGACGACGCGGTCGGAGAGGGAGACATCCAGCTCGACGTCGGGATTCAGGGCCATGAAGCGCGGCCAGAGTGGCGCGAGGTGGAGGATGCCGAAGCTCAGCGGCGCGTTGAGCCGCAGCCTGCCGCGTGCCTGGACGGTGCTCGCGGAGGCCAACGCCTCGGCCTCGGCCACGTCGTCGAGAATGCCGCGCACGCGCTCGTGGAGTGCCTGGCCGCTCTCGGTGAGCGACAGGCGGCGCGACGTGCGGTGGAGCAGCCGGGTGCCGAGATGGCGCTCCAATTCGTTCACGTAGCGGGTGACGTTGGCCGCGGACGTGTCCAGCGCGTCCGCCGCACGGGTGAAGCTGCCGCGCTGGACCACCGTGGCGAAGACCTCGAAGGCACGCAGTCGGTCCATGCGCGGGCTCCAATCATTCAGGAAAGCTGAATGAGCAAAGCAGGTTCAGTGCCTTTCTCCAACAGATGCTGATGAGTACATCTCTCCCATCGGCCCGGGCATCTCGCCGCGGGCCTCGACGGGAGCAGGCACATGGAGCGGTTGAACGGCAAGGTCGCAATCATCACGGGCGCGAGCGCGGGCATCGGGCGGGCCACGGCGAAGCTGTTCGCGGCCGAGGGCGCGAAGCTGGTGGTGGGCGCGCGGCGCAAGGAGGAGCTGGACAAGCTGGTCGCGGAGATTGCCGCGGACGGAGGCGAGGCCGTCGCGCTGGCCGGTGACGTCCGCTCGGAGGACTACGCCCGCGCGCTCGTGGCGCTCGCACTCCAGCGGTTCGACAGGCTGGACATCGCCTTCAACAACGCGGGCATCATCGGCGAAGGCGGGCCGAGCACCGAGGTCTCCGAGAAGGGCTTCAGCGACGCGCTCGCGGTGAACCTGACCGCCGCCTTCCTGGGCGCCAAGCACCAGCTCGGGCCGATGGTGAAGCAGGGCTCGGGCTCCATCATCTTCACGTCGACCTTCGTCGGGTACAGCTTCGCCTTCCCCGGCACGGCGGCCTACTCCGCCAGCAAGTCCGGGCTGATTGGCCTGACGCAGGCGCTGGCCGCCGAGTACGGACCGCGCGGCGTGCGGGTGAACGCGGTGCTGCCGGGCGCGGTCGAGACGCCGATGTACCAGGCGGTGAACGCCACGCCCGAGGCGAAGACGTTCGTCACCGGGCTGCACGCGCTGAAGCGGGTGGGCACGCCCGAGGAGCTGGCCCGGGCGGTGCTGTTCCTGGCCTCCGACGACGCCTCCTTCGTCACGGGCACGGCGACGCTGGTGGACGGCGGCGTGTCGATTACCCGGACGTGAGGCGCCGCCCCGGGACGCGGCGCTACTGCCGGCAGGCCGGCGTGGTGACGCAGTTGCAGCCGTTGGACAGGCCCGCCTGCAGGTCCCTCAGCTTCTCGTCGTAGCAGGCGAGGACGG contains these protein-coding regions:
- a CDS encoding SDR family oxidoreductase; protein product: MERLNGKVAIITGASAGIGRATAKLFAAEGAKLVVGARRKEELDKLVAEIAADGGEAVALAGDVRSEDYARALVALALQRFDRLDIAFNNAGIIGEGGPSTEVSEKGFSDALAVNLTAAFLGAKHQLGPMVKQGSGSIIFTSTFVGYSFAFPGTAAYSASKSGLIGLTQALAAEYGPRGVRVNAVLPGAVETPMYQAVNATPEAKTFVTGLHALKRVGTPEELARAVLFLASDDASFVTGTATLVDGGVSITRT
- a CDS encoding LysR family transcriptional regulator, whose protein sequence is MDRLRAFEVFATVVQRGSFTRAADALDTSAANVTRYVNELERHLGTRLLHRTSRRLSLTESGQALHERVRGILDDVAEAEALASASTVQARGRLRLNAPLSFGILHLAPLWPRFMALNPDVELDVSLSDRVVDLVEEGYDLAIRISRGGAAASQVTRRLSTSRNVVCAAPAYLSRHGRPKRLEDLAAHVCVAYSNSSMAEEWPLTDAAGNMRVVRMRSVMQANNGDTVRAAALAGRGLIWQPTFLIGEDLRAGRLVRVLPDHSLPDIDILAVYPSRRHLSAKVRLMIDFLAEQFRGTPSWDRA